The Pseudomonadota bacterium nucleotide sequence ATCACCTGACGGATGGTTATGAGCGAAAATAAGAGCTGCTGCATGATAATCCAAAGCAGCCCGTGCAACTTCTCTTGGATATACGGAACTTGAAGTAAGCGAACCCTTAAAAAGGGTTTCGGCTCTTATGACTTTGTTCTTGGCATCGAGAAATATCACCTCAAAGCACTCAATATTTTTATCCCTTAAATTATGGTTAAGGTAATCAAACAATGCTTTGGAATTGTTTATAGGATCTTTATTAATCAATTTTTTTTCAAGATACCTGTTTGCAACATCATTAACAAGCTTGATCCCAAAAAGATTTACAGGTCCTATGCCTTTTATCTTACACAATTCAGATGGGGAAGCTTCGAGGACTGCCTGAAATGTCTTGAATTTATTTAAAGCCACCTTTGCAGCTTCCTTGCAGTCTTTGCGCGGGGTAGCAAGAGTTAATAAAAGTTCTATTACTTCATAATCATGGAAACCGGAAAGGCCTGAAGTCAGGTATTTGTCTCGAAGCCTTTGTCTGTGGCCTTCGCCCTTTTTCTGTATGCTGTCTTTACTCATCCACTTCCTGCTTAAGATCGCGAGTCATAAGCGTGAGTACAGCCTCTTTAGGAGAAACTTCTTCATATAATATGTTGTATACTTCATGGGTAATAGGCATTTCAACACCAAGTTTTTTTGAAAGATTATAAACCGATTTTGTAGTATTTACACCTTCTGCAACCATACGCATTTCGGAAAGAATTTCTTTTAATTTCCTGTTTTCGCCTATTTTTTTACCGATCATATGATTTCTGCTTAAATCGCCTGTACAGGTAAGAACCAGGTCACCAGCACCGGCAAGACCTGTAAATGTTTCAGGCTTTGCACCCATTGCAAGCCCTAGTCGCTTTAGCTCTGCCAGTCCTCTTGTTATAAGTGCTGCTCTGGTATTTAATCCCAGGCCAAGACCGTCTATAATTCCTGCAGCAATAGCTATAACATTTTTGACAGCACCCCCCAATTCAACACCTATTATATCATCATTGGTATATACCCTGAAAAATGGAGTTGCGAACAAGAGCTGAACATAAGCTGCAACATCAGGATTTTTTGATGCTGCTGTTACAGCGGTAGGTAAGTTTTTTGCTACTTCCTTGGCAAAACTCGGCCCTGAAAGAACAGCAAAATTATCTTCACAAATATTGGTTATACATTCCTTGAGAACACCGGTCATGGTAAGATACGTACCATTTTCTATTCCCTTTGAAGCAGAAACTATTATTGTTTTTTTATCAAGCAAGCCCGATATTTTCATAGCTGTTTCGCGCATCACATGGGATGGAACAACTATAAGAACAAGATCTTTTCCTTTAACCGCATCGGCAATATTATTTGAAGGAATAATATTAGAAGAAAGTACTATATCAGGAAGAAAAACCTTATTCTCGCGAAATTCTTCGATCTGTTCTTTTATTTCCTTTTCAAAAACCCAGAAATCAACCTTAAATCCTTTATTACCCAAAAGATTGGCAAGCGCAGTACCCCAGCTTCCTGCCCCAATCACACCGATATTTGCATTATTTATT carries:
- a CDS encoding NAD(P)H-dependent glycerol-3-phosphate dehydrogenase gives rise to the protein MDISEINNANIGVIGAGSWGTALANLLGNKGFKVDFWVFEKEIKEQIEEFRENKVFLPDIVLSSNIIPSNNIADAVKGKDLVLIVVPSHVMRETAMKISGLLDKKTIIVSASKGIENGTYLTMTGVLKECITNICEDNFAVLSGPSFAKEVAKNLPTAVTAASKNPDVAAYVQLLFATPFFRVYTNDDIIGVELGGAVKNVIAIAAGIIDGLGLGLNTRAALITRGLAELKRLGLAMGAKPETFTGLAGAGDLVLTCTGDLSRNHMIGKKIGENRKLKEILSEMRMVAEGVNTTKSVYNLSKKLGVEMPITHEVYNILYEEVSPKEAVLTLMTRDLKQEVDE
- the radC gene encoding DNA repair protein RadC, which translates into the protein MSKDSIQKKGEGHRQRLRDKYLTSGLSGFHDYEVIELLLTLATPRKDCKEAAKVALNKFKTFQAVLEASPSELCKIKGIGPVNLFGIKLVNDVANRYLEKKLINKDPINNSKALFDYLNHNLRDKNIECFEVIFLDAKNKVIRAETLFKGSLTSSSVYPREVARAALDYHAAALIFAHNHPSGDPEPSAEDIAVTRQLVFACKVMGVSVHEHIIIGDNKYYSFADHGYIEKINREFNLQTKEFDAGSLPK